ACAAAGTCCAAGGAAGAGTGTATTGTGTTTGATAGAGAAAAGTGCCTGGTATTCTTCACCTGTCACAAAACTAGAGTCAGTTATCACCTGGTATGTGTGACAGTTAACCAGCAGGTTTTGAAAGatgaatacaaaaattaaaGAGGTgtcacacacgcgcacacgttAGCCGAACCTGAGCTCCCTTGGAACATGAACACAAAGACAGAAACACACTTGCACATTCCATGAGAGTGCCCTCATAGAAAGGAAGGGGAAAAACCATTGGTCCtttaaggaaaacaaatggTGGTTGTGTCAAGGCAGTGCTGAATCCCTCCTTCTACTCCCTCCCCCTGGTCAGGCCCGCCCCAGGACTGGCACTATATTAGGAGCTGACCCCTCGCTAGCAAACTCCACTCCTGGTTCAAGCGTTCAACTCCTCTCGTCTCCTCTCTCCAAAGAATCACAGCCATGCAGTCCAGCTACAGCATTTCCGGCGGACCCATCACCATGAGCAGGCAGAGTTACAGCTACTCGTCCAGAGCCGCGCCCAAGGCTCATAGCTTGTCTGGACTCAGCTTCAGAGGTCCTCGCATCTCCTCTTCCACCATGCACGGTGTGTCATCTGGATTCGGTGGCGGCTATGGAACAGGCTGCTTCGACCTGTCCAATGCCTTGGACCAGACTTCCATTCAGTTGAACGAGAAGGCCACCATGCAGAACCTGAATGACCGTCTGGCCACCTACCTGGACAAGGTGCGCTCTCTTGAGGCTGCCAACGCCAAGCTGGAGAAGCAGATCAAAGAGTACTACGAGCAGAAAGGGCCCGCGGCCGAGAGAGACTACAGCAACTATTGGGCCATTATCAATGACCTGAAGGACAAGGTATGCTGGGTCGGGGACCACGTTGTTAATTATTATCCCGTTATGCAGACACGATTTGACACAAAACCGTGCATATTAAAATTGCCATTTTCTCATCATGATTTGTTCAATTCTTAATTAACACAGGTGATATCTGACCAATTCTCATTGTGTGTACCATTTTAGATCATGGGCGCAACCATTGGCAACGCCAATATCCTGCTCCAGATTGACAACTCCAAACTGGCTGCTGACGACTTCAGAACCAAGTGAGTAAAACTTTTAAACTTCTGCAGGTTAAATGGAGCAAACCTATTTCCAAACATTGAgttaattgccttttttttgctgaattgcAACAGATACGAGCATGAGCTGATGATGCGCCAATCTGTTGAGGCCGACATCGCCAACCTGCGTCGTCTGCTCGACCAGACCACTCTGACTAAGTCCGACTTGGAGATGCAGATCGAGGGCCTGCAAGACGAACTGGCCTACCTCAAGAAGAACCACGCAGAGGTATCGGAAAATTCTCGAATTCTCCCTCATGGCAAGTTTAGAGTGCTAACATTTTGTTTTGCGGAGCTCAGGAGCTGGCAGCCATGCGATCACAGCTGTCCGGCACTATCAATGTGGAGGTTGATGCCGCACCCCAACAGGACCTCAACAAAGTCCTGGAGGAGATCCGCGCCCAGTATGAGACTATCACAGATAAACACCGCCGCGACCAGGAGGCTTGGTTTAAtgagaaggtaaaaaaaaaaaataacaatcaaatcTCAACGCCGCTTTGGATTAAATTTAAGCATTggtaacacgtttttttttctctccctagtCGGCTATCTTGTCAAAGGAGGTGACAATCAGCACAGAGTCCATCCAGACATCCAAGACAGAAATCGGAGACCTGAGACGTACGCTGCAGGGCCTGGAGATCGAGCTGCAGTCTCAACTCAGCATGGTGAGAGACGAAAGCCAGATCGCGTTTTTACAATCATGCCTTATATGAGCAAAATTCCCCAATGCCTCTCTTGTCCAGGGAATTGAAGACAGTGATAAAGGTTATAGAAGGAGGGCTTTACTGAAGAATGCATTTGAAGGGTGGGGCAGGGGGTCTGGTAGAAGGAAACATTTAACATTCTGGTAGATATTAAAGTGCTTGAAGGGAAAGGAATCCATGACATCATGGTGTTGTAAGCCGCACTGATCCTTAGAAgtcaaaaagtcaaatgtagaaaaaagaaaaactttaccATAATTCAAGGTTTTAACAGTTTAACCACAATCTTGATGCAATCCAGGTTGTGGCTGGTCTGTTTTATATCAACTTCATGGCGTAAATATACATGTGTACCCTCTTACCCTCCACAGAAAGGGGCGTTGGAAAACACGTTGGCAGAAACAGAGGCTCGTTACAGCGCCATGCTCGCCGGCTTCCAGAACACAATCAACATGCTGGAGGTAGACCTAGCCAACGTGCGCGCCAGTATTGAGCAGCAGGGCCAGGACTACAGGATGCTGCTGGACATCAAGACAAGGCTGGAACAGGAGATTGCAACCTACAGAAGCCTGCTGGACACAGAGGAATCCAGGTAAATTCAAATAgacatacagtaatccctcgaatatcgcggcgtCAActatcgcagattttttttcggaaggaattgtttttttattacatttttttgtgtaatttcataaaaatatgaaaatccacgttgaaactcgcaagcggaagccactcccctgtcatCCGCTTGccactaggactcagcactgaagttaaaaaatatataaaaaataaaaattcaattaaaaaattgcattttttcattaatCGCggctatgtctggtctacattaactgcgataatcaagggattactgtatttgcacaaaaaaaatctatataaaaatCTTATTAACACTCCATTCATTGTTCtctgtttttttccttccacaATCAAGACCTATTGGTTCAGGTAAGCTTAAGTTTAATAATGAAATATCGCATATCTGCATGAAGACTTGAAACAcacccatatttttttcctcttgaatgTTTCACAGGGAGCAGTAAGACCACAGTCACAACTACCACCGTGCGCAGTTCCAGCTAAAAGGCAACAAGGTCCAGCCGTCAAGACGGAGAAAACATGCtcagacatacacacactgtCAAAGAAAATCTACGAAAACTAACGGAAAGTGATCGTTAAAGAAGGCGCTTGAGACTGAAAGGAGACGAAAGATTGTGCTAAAGTTCAACAACGAAGAcacttgtgtatgtatgtttttgcatgtgctgtcaaaaaaaataaaactgctgGCGTATAAAAACTGTGATTTTTGCACTCAATCTTTATGCAATGACATCATTGTGTTTTGGAAGTCGTCGTGGCAACAGTTACATTGTGGGGGGTGGGCTATGGCGTAAAGGAAATAAGTGTTATGTAAAAAGTTGGACAATAGTCAAGTGTACTGATGTTGAAAACACTGTGTGCAAAGTCTTACAAGCGTAGGAATCAAAAGGAGCTAATGACCTCTGGTTTGGTGGACACACCCTGAGGACTGACTAATCTTTGCCCTGTTGATTTTCAACATTGCTACATGAACCCCTGTTACCTAGTAACAAGTACACACATGCTTCAATATAAACACACCAAATGGGAGTGCTAAGTGAACAAAGACAGGCATTGTTAAAATCTGGTAAAAGTACTGCACTTTGGCCTCATTTATGGTATaccatgtataaaaaaaacaggtgagAATACAGTTTTGCTTCTTAATCACTGCA
This region of Stigmatopora nigra isolate UIUO_SnigA chromosome 6, RoL_Snig_1.1, whole genome shotgun sequence genomic DNA includes:
- the LOC144198048 gene encoding keratin, type I cytoskeletal 13-like → MQSSYSISGGPITMSRQSYSYSSRAAPKAHSLSGLSFRGPRISSSTMHGVSSGFGGGYGTGCFDLSNALDQTSIQLNEKATMQNLNDRLATYLDKVRSLEAANAKLEKQIKEYYEQKGPAAERDYSNYWAIINDLKDKIMGATIGNANILLQIDNSKLAADDFRTKYEHELMMRQSVEADIANLRRLLDQTTLTKSDLEMQIEGLQDELAYLKKNHAEELAAMRSQLSGTINVEVDAAPQQDLNKVLEEIRAQYETITDKHRRDQEAWFNEKSAILSKEVTISTESIQTSKTEIGDLRRTLQGLEIELQSQLSMKGALENTLAETEARYSAMLAGFQNTINMLEVDLANVRASIEQQGQDYRMLLDIKTRLEQEIATYRSLLDTEESRPIGSGSSKTTVTTTTVRSSS